AAAACTATGCGACAGCAATGCAACCACAATAACGAAATACGCCTGCGGCGACAAGCCTCTTCTTAAAGCAGGATTAGGGGAAGAAATCAACTACAATGATGTTTTCCTAAGAGATGAAATATACTCCATTAACAAATAGATTTATTAATTTTGAATAAAATAATATTATTCATTAAAAATACTATGGGGTAAACATGGCAATAAAAGTTAAAAAAAGAAATTTCCTGAAAAAAAAGAAAATTAAAGAGATAAAAGCACAATTAGGAGAATATGAAGGTTTGCTTCAAGGAAAAAAGAATGTTGAAATACTCGAAGCGGAACCTAATTCATTCATCTTGGTGGATGGCGAACCATACATCATAATTATTGACGACAAACCATTCCCAACCCTAAAAGCGGCTCTTGCCAATGAAATTGATGGTAAAAAAGTAACTGTCGACATGGGCGCAATCAGATTTGTAAGCAACGGCGCTGACATAATGAGTCCTGGAATTGTAGATGCCTCCGAAGGCGTTGAACCTGGAGACATCGTATTGATTATAGATGAAACTCATGGAAAACCGCTGGCAATCGGTGTAAGCTTAATCAGCGGTGAGGAAATGGTTGCAAACGATTCCGGAAAAGCCGTTGAAACAAAACACTATGTCGGCGACGACATCTGGAACTTTGAACTATGAGGCGATTATATGGCAGAACTGAGATACAGAGCCGGAAAAGTCAAAGACCCCCAAGTCCATAAAATTGGAATTATAGCTTTAGGTTCCCATCTTGAAAACCATGGCCCCGCACTTCCAATTGACACCGATGCGAAAATCGGAGCCCACATCGCATTTCAGGCATCCCTTCTAACCGGAGCCAAATTTTTGGGAATAATCTTTCCCGCCTATGAACTGGATACAATTGACCATGGAGTTCATGTTTCCCTTGATGTGCTGAAAGAAAATGTCATCAACACCCTTAACTCTGCAAAGAAATTCCTGGATATCGAAAAAGTCGTTATAGTAAATGCTCACGGTGGAAACATACCGCTAATGGCCGAGATGTGGGACATTGAAGATAAAACCGATTTGGCAATAGTTTTCAACAATAAAGTAATCTCATCAGAAGGCCCTCATGGAGGAAGCGGCGAGCTGTCCATGGCCAAGGTCCTCGGAATCATTAATGAAGATGAAATAGTCAATCAGGCAAATGTCAATGAATATGAAGAAGTTGGCCTGCATGGATTTACCCAAGCCCGCAGAGATGACCCGAACATTGAGGAAGGCGCAATAGACATTGAAGAAAACGGCGTTTATGTAGACGAAGACTATGGAAACAGATTGTTTAGTTTAGCCATCAACTCAGTGATATTTGACATTGAAAAATTATTGGATTTTTAAAAAAAAAAGAGAAAGGATAAATAAGATTATCCTGTTGTAGTTTCTACATCTGGATTAGAATCATCCGGAGTGTCTGGATTATTATTTCGATTACTGTTCGAATGACTATTCGAATCATCAGTCGTAGTCTCTACATCTGAATCGTCAGTCTGAGGATTGTTATTGTTTGAATGTGAATTACTGTGAGAATTGCTAGAGCCGGAATTGTCATTGGTATCGTTAGGATTTATAATATCCGAAAGGTTGTCCAGAATTCCATCATCAGTATCATTAGAAATTGATATTGGTCCAGTCATAGCTCCAAAAACGCTAGCCAGACAAAAAGCAATGCAAGCCACTATGAATATTACCAAAACTGTAGCGGATCTACTTGACAATATAAACACCTTCTAAAATTTACTAACAATAATATATTTGATTAGATATATAAAGATATTGATACAATGAAAACTATTAAAGAACCTGTCCAAAGTGAAATTAACGTGAAAAAATCACAATTCATATGTTCACTATATCCGACAAGAACAAAAGCCGAATCAAAGGAAATCATCCAAAAGTTAAACCAGCAGTACAGCGACGCCACCCACAACTGCACCGCATACATCGCAAGTGACGGGGAAGGCTTTGATGATGACGGCGAACCTGGAGGAACTGCCGGAAAACCGATGATCAATGTCTTAAGGAAAAATGAACTTCACAATGTAACAGCCATCGTCACAAGATACTTCGGCGGAATCAAACTTGGCGCTGGAGGATTGGTTCGAGCATATTCAAAGTCCGTTATGGAAGCTATCGGCGAGGCTGAAATACTTGAAATAGAAGAGTATGAGGTTTATGAAATAATATTTGAATATTCTGATATTAAATTAGCGGACAGTGAAGTCAGAAACAATAATCTGGAGGTCATTGACAAACAGTACTCTGATAAGGTCATCTATGAAATCGTATCAAAAGATGGTAGAGACATTTTGAAAATATTTGAAAAATACTCCGGAAAAATAAATACTAGTTTTAAAAATAAGCAGTTTTTGGAAAAAAAATAAAAAAAAAAATGAAGAAACTTATTGTTCTTCAAAGTTTGCTGCAGGTACACCGCACACAGGGCAGGTGTAGTCTTCAGGTAATTCGTCTTCTTCGAGAACAAATCCGCATACTTTACAGACGTAAGCCATTGAGAACACCTATTCCACTTTTTCAAACATGTCAGCGGTAGCGCCGCACATAGGACATTTGTAGTCTTCAGGTAATTCATCAAATTCTTCGGTTACATAACCGCAAAGTTTACATTTAAATTTTGCCATAATAACAATCTCCTTAAATCTACATTAAATGTATATTTATCTTAATAATATTTTATCCAATTGTAATATATAAAATTATTTAAATTTTTTCAAACATTGATTTTGGCATGCGACATTTAGGGCATTTGAAAGAGGCAGGCAAATCCTCAAATTTAGTTCCCTTAGGAATGTTCAAACCTTCCTCAATGCTATCCTCATCAAAAACATATCCACATATCTTACATTTATAAATAGCCATAAAATAATCTCCTTAATATCTAATAAATAATCAATATATAAAATTTTAGTCTATGCTAATCAGAATCTGTTTGGAACTTTTAAGTGGTCTGGAAGCGGTTTGATACGAGCCGGTGTTCCGATAGCCAAATAAAACGGCGGAACAGAGTGTATTACAATAGCTCCAGCAGCGACGATAGAACCTTCCCCAATTTCGACATTTGATAGAAAAGTGGTGTTGCCTCCAATAGAAGCTCCACGCCTAATTTTAGGTCCTTGAAGTTCATAATTAATCCTCACAGGGTATTTATCATTAGTAAAACAAGCACAAGGTCCGATAAATACATTATCCTCAATTACAGAATTGGTTGGAATGTATACGTTGGACTGGATGCTGACATCATTTCCAATAATCACGTCCCCCTCAATGACAGTGTTGGTTCCGATTAACACATCATCACCAATATTGGTGTTTTCACGAATGACAACATTGTGTCCTGTTCTGAAATTGTCTCCAATGACCACATCATTATAGATAATTGAATTTGACCTTATTGTGTAATTATTACCAATGACTGGTGGTTTTGAATTTGGAGCATACTCAACACCGAACTGAATATTCTGGTCTTTTGGAAATTCCAATTCCGGTTTGGACATGTCAGGCTTTATAGATTCCCTTTCAATGATAGGCTTCTCATAGATAATCTCCTCAAGATCTTCCATTTGAGGCTGCCTATAGATATTTTCCTGTCTTTGATAGCTAGGAGACTCTTGATAAACTGGTCTAGGAGGTTTGGCATATAATCTATCATCCCTACCTTGAACTGGACGAGGTTGTGTTTGTTCACGAGCTGGATAACGATTCTCCTTGAGTTGTTCGTAAGGCCTTTCTTTACTTCTTGCTTGCCTCTCATCAAGAGTTTGTGAAAATCTAACCATGATATCAAACCTTTTTGTTAAGTAAAATTAATCTATTAATGAATTAATTTATGTTTTTAATTAGTATATATACTAAATGGTTTATTTTATAGCATTATTGTGAAAAATTAAAAAATAATAAAACTATGATGTCACAATTAGAATTAACATGATGGACATATTCAATAAAAAAAAGGTTTCATGAATTGAATGGGTTGGAACCCATTCATTTTATATAAATATCTTATCCCATGACAAACATGGTTTTAAACATCAATGATGTCTGTTTAATATTATGAATTTAATCATATTTAAATCCTTTTATTCCTTTTATCTTAAATTTGTTTATTTTCATCTAAAAACAATATTACAAGGTCATTACAATTTTATTTAATGAAATACTGACCATATTAAATATTATAGACCATATAAAGATATATTCTAAATGTTGGAAAAACTTCTATAAATATCTTATCGTGTTAATTATGAACTATGAATTAACGGTGATAAACATGATGGAAGATATTTGTGTAGCAATTGCCTATTGTGTAATTGCTGCACATTATATCCACCTAGCTATAGGTTAAATAGCATGGTTGTGTGAAAAACCTAGTTTAGTAGTTTAAATGAATGATATTGACAATGTTAATTGACTAGTTTTCTCTCAACATTTATAGTTTGGAACACAACTATTAATTGTTAAATCCAAAAACTTCGAAAATAACTATTAAAAAAAAGAAATGGAATTAAATCCCCTTAAAAGAAGGATTTAATCCAGTCAAACAAGGAATCCAATGAAAAGTCGCCACTGGTGGCATTATCCATGAAATCGCTTACCTGACTTTGATAATTGCTTACATCATCCTGTACGTTTTGAACTTGTTGAATACTGTCAGCCAAGTTTTCAATATCGCTGTTTGTAATGTTGATGTTGTTGGTTTGAACATAATTGTTAATGATGTTTACGATTGTTGAGTGATCTGTAACATTATCGTTTGAGACTTCTTCTTTTACATCATCGACCAATTTTGACAAATCATCTGCAGATACATTGGAATTGTTGATTATCTCAGCTTCTGTATAAATTTCATCGTTTGCAGCTTGTTTTACGCTGTCTGGAATTTCAACATCAGTTACCTCTTCATATGAATTCATTATGCCTGCTAAAGCGGATTCCCCACTGGCAGACACAGGGCTTGTCACATAGACATGGCCACTAGTAATTCCGGCGGATTTCAAAGCGGATATGTACATATCGCCAGTGATTACTGTAATCTTTGACTTGTCAACGCTTACCTGAAGATTGTCATTGTCATTTAGATCCACAAGTGCTGATGACAATATCTGGTTTGAATTATAGGTCCTTCCTGTTATGGAACTTGAAACCTTGTTAACCTGATCGGCAGTGATTATTTTTGAACCTACATTGTCGACATCATAGTTTGTTTGACTTTCAAAGAATGAATCGACATTTGATTTATAGTTTGAATTTGCATAGGTTGTCTCACCATAAGTTATTACAACATTGGAATCAGTTGAAAATCCTACTGGGATTAGCATGCCCACAAGGATTAAAGCTAATATTGCTATAGTAATCTTACGCATTTTTATCACCTCTTTTTGAATTCCTATTTTAAATTAGCAGAAGTAGTATATAAATGTATAGTTTTTTGAAAAATATCAATGAAAATTTAAATATAAAAAAATCTGTAAAAAATATACAAAGCAATAACCAAATATTTTAAAAAAATGTTCATTTGTTCGAAAAATTGAAATTAAAAAAAGGACTTAATATAATTTAGATATTTCAAAAGGAAAACATTCCAAGAATTCAAATTGAGGAGAAATCATGAACAGCAATATAGCAAAAGAAATGAACTTTAAATTACCGCCAATCGTCTTGATTAAATCAAATATAAAACCCGAAAATGCAGTGGGGCCTAAAAAAGGTAAAGGCGGATGCGTGATGAGTTTTGTTGCACAAACCATAGCCAAGCGAAAGGTCACATGTTTCGGAAAGGAAAACATTACCTGCGGAGGGATTGCCTCAGCTTTCGGTTGGGGAAGCGGACTTGCAGATGAGGATGCTATTGACTTTCAAGCGACATTCCTCTCCTGCGGTGTTGAATCTGCACCAGACAAGGACAGCTACAAAAGGAGACTTGAAAAGATGAACCGCCACACAAGCGAAATGTTTGTTGAAGGCGAAAGGATTTTTGCAGACTTTGAAACAGCAAAAACAAACATTAAAAATAGGCCCATCTATGACAGCGAGAATTATGTAATCTTTAAAGGTCTTGAAGATTTAGATGAAGGAGAAATTCCGAAATCCGTTATATTTACTGTCAATCCCATTGAGCTGACCGCATTGATACAGCTGAACTCCTCATTCAGGGTTAAGGATTCATATATCCTGACTCCTCAGGCGTCAGCCTGTCAGGCAATCGGCAATTTTGTCTTTAAGGAGGATGAAAGTGAGGACCCAAAGCCTATATTAAGTCCAATTGATTTTGCAGGGCGAAGCAAGATGAAACACTTCATACCAAATGATTATCTCATATTATCCATGCCCTGGAAGTTATTTTTGAAATTAGAGGAAATTTCTCAAAAAAGCGTTCTTCAAACTGAACTGTTTAAAAAATTCAAAACACAATGAAATGTCAAAAAAATATTATAGTAAAACCGACAAACATTAACTAAAGGTGAAAATTTGCGAAAGAAAACTAAAATAATACTGATTGTGGTTATTCTGTTGATATTTGCCGGCTTATTTTACTATGAAGAACATAGGTTATTGCCTACAAGCAGCCACATCCTTGCAGATAATGAATACGGAACCGTTGAAAAAGACGTATACGGCAATGCAAGCTCAAATACCACAATAGCTTTGATTACTGGAATCCATCCAAGGGAAACATTGTCTATTGATCCTGAAATTCAGGCCGCAAAGGAATGGGCGGCTGAACATCCTGACATGAAAATAATTAACTATAAGGTTACGGTAACAAAAGACCCTGATGATTACAAAAAAGGAAGGGCAAATGGGGAAAGTCTCGTTCACAACTTCGTAAATCCGGACATCATGTCCTCAGACATCGACTGCGTAATCATAAGCCATTCCCATATCGCAGGTTACGGTGAAGGATTCTATTTGGCAACACCTGAAATGGACAATGCATCAGTTGAAATAGCTGAAAAAATCGACAATGCAAGTGATTTCAATTATTATCACACTACCGGGAACGAAACATACAAATCAACCTCAGCAGTGCTCGTGTCCAGGCCGCTAGCGCAGGCCGGCTATCCAACATTCGTATATGAGATTCCGGAAGACATTACCGAGTGGGATTCAACCGGCAAAACAAAAGAACTGTTTGATTTGTTTGTGAGATTCATCTAAATTTCATCATCCCCTTTTTTCAATTATTTCATGCATAATCATATGACTTTTTAATTGAAAATATCCTTGATTAAAGTAATGGATATTAAAAAAAATATCTAAATCATCACATCAAATTAGAATATACTAAAAAGTATGGAGAACATCCTATAAAACAAACTGTAATAGATATATGGAAATAAAATATTTAACTATTCTTTTCAAAAATATCAACTATTAAATACGATTATAAACATAATTTTAATTAATTTAAAAAGGGATGTTTTTTATGTTAACTATCAATCAATGTTATATAGATTTTGTAGATAAAATCTTGAAGCAAGGAAAAGAAACTTATAAAGACTCAAATCATCATTTGGTTGAAAGTCTAGGTAATTTTTATATAATTGATGACCCATTCAACCTAAAATTCAGAGCCAAATATCAACACTATACACCTGAAATGTTGTTGAATGACATCAAATCCGGAAAATTCGACATGGAAGCATGTCCCATTAAAAGTGATGCATTATACGAATATGTAAAATCAGCCGAAAATCCGGATGACCAAGGTTTTGTATACACCTATCCAAATCGTATCTATGCACACTTCGATATTGATCAATTCAACACAATGAAAGAAAGAATTTTGACTGCAACCGGCTCAAACAGGGCAGTGGCAGTTACAATTGACCCTCAATTAGATTCTGACAGGGAAGACATACCTTGCCTTCAATTTCTGCAATGCCTCGTGCGTGAAAATGAACTGACAATACACTGCATATTCAGAAGCAATGATATTTTCGGTGCATTCTACTCAAACATGTTCTTCATCGCATACCTTGGCTTGAAAATGAAAGAAGAAGTTAACAAGGAGATTGTCGGTGAAAAATTAAACTTTGGTGGAGTCCACTACCACTCAACCTCAGGCCATATATATAACACTGATTTAAGAGCAGCCCGTAAATTAATTAAAGCAAACAAATAAGGTTTTATAACCTTATTTTTTTACTGTTATTGTTTTTGTGATTTTTGCATTTCCATAAGTTGCAGTTAATGCATATTTACCAATAGCAGAATTGACTTTTATCTTGTATGTAGCTATTCCCTTTGAATTTGTCTTTGCACTGTAGGTTTTTCCTTTGAATTTGACCTTAACTACTTTTGATTTTAAAATAGATCCTTTGGAATTTAGCAACTTTACAGTGTATGAAAATGTTTTAGACCTCTTAACAGTTTTATCTGACATGACCAAAGTAGGCTTAACGACTACCTTATTTGAAACCTTGAATCCTTTGTATGTGGCCGTTATCGTATATGTATTTGGAGCTAGATTTATTGTCAGATAGACATAACCACTATCGTCCGTGTACTTGTAATAATTTTTGCCATTTAGGTTAATTACCACCTTAACACCTTTTGCAATGTTTCCATTATCGTCATATGCCCTGACCTTATAGGTGGTTCCGGCACCATAATACATTGTAATGTCTTTATTTGAATTTAACCTATCAACTACAGTGATATCCTGGCTTTTGACATCACCAGTGACATTATTCACAACATAAATCGTATATAAACCTGATGCCAAATTGACATTGAAATTAATTCTGCCTTCCGAATCGGTGTTTAAATCATATGCTGTGGAATCAACAATGACGCTTGCGTCCTTATTTTTTAATGGAATTCCATTATGGTCATATAATGTAGCCTGATAATTGGAGTTTAAAGTGTATTTGGTAACTTCAGGCAGGCTTATGGTGGATTTGACGGTTATTGTTCTAACCAAATCCAAATAATGGTTGGTATCATAATTTAATCCTACAGTAACATTATATATTCCAATATTCAAATTCAAATCAATGCTGGCTATTCCTTTAGAATCTGTTTTTTCAACATAATTTTTATTGTTGACATTGAATCTGATTTCCTTGCCGCCTACAGGATTTGAAGAACTGTCAATTAATGCTACCCTATAGTTAATTGCATCCGTATAATATGAAACAAGATTTTCAGCATTTAAGTATACGCTTTTTACGGTTGCATTCAGTGATGATGAGCTTGAGACATAACCGTTTGCATTGAATGTGGCTTTGACCACATTGCCTGTAGGGTTTTTAAAGAGGTAATTTATCTTGGCCACACCATTTTTAACATTGGATTTAACATTTTTTCCTTCCACATTAAATATAACTACACCACTCTCGACAAGATTTCCATAGCTATCCCTAACTGTTGCGGTTATTTCAGCAGGATTCACTGGATCTGATACATCTAAGCTTAAAGAGGTGTTGATTTTATCAAAGATTGTGAATGCCTTAATGCATGCAACTTGGGAATCATATGTATGATTCGGATATTCCCAAACCAGCTCATATAAATCCGCCCAATTCTTGCCGTCGTAACTAATAAATGAAATATCTTCCCTGTAGGTTTCCTCGTTAAGTGAAATTGATTCTGAAATAGGAACCCCTGCATCCCCATCGACAGTTATCTTGAATACTACTTCAAATACATCCCCTTCTTTAAGGGTGATGAGTTCGCCTAAACCAATTGTTGAATAGCTGCCTGGTGATTTTCCGGATTTTGTAAGCTTTAATGCATTATTAACATAAACTGATAAGACCCATGATGTGTCTTTTGCGAAATATGTTGATACTGCCGCCAGATATTCGTCAGAAGTTGCAGTAAATTTATTCTTATACCAAACAGTGCTGGTGGTATTGTAGAAGAAATCTGTCCTTCCCTGAACATCATACTGGTAATTCTTATCATATTTAATTGAATCATTTAAAATAAATGCATATGAACAGTATTTTCCAGGTTCTGCAAATCCAGTATCATAATAAGATATATACCAATATCCTCCGTCACCGGAACCTACCCCATGACTATTCTTGATAATCCATGCCCCATCACCATCAGGCATTACTGTAGAATTGCCTTTAGTGTAAGCGAAATTGCTTCTTGAGTAATTGTCATCCCAACCAACTATGGCTACAGAGTGATCAGCATCGGGAGTGCCATCATAATATCTATTATTGCCTTTTACATGAACTCCAGTCCACTTAATGCTTGCTGATACAGCACCATAATCCATTATTGCTTTTTTAATTGCATTATTGTCTGTTAAATTGTCCCTTTTGAAAAATACAATATTTTGAACATGAATAAAACTGGTTAACAGAGGAGACAACCTGGATTTAGGATTATACGGGTTATCAGTTTCGTTTACAGGACCTAACCAACCGGTCAAATATCCTATAGCCATCCTGTCATATCCTCCAGTATTGGTTTCCATTGCCCATCCGTAAGAGGAATACATGGATATCAAATTTTTCATATTCTCTTCAGATAAATCGTAAGTTGTATTCATAGCTTTTAAAATAGCTGATTCGAGTGCTGCAATAGAAGAAAATGCCCAGCAGTTTCCTCCACTGCCCTGATCTTTAACAGGAGACACCTGACCAAGATCCCTTAAATCATACTTATCAGGAAGGGTTCCGTTAAAAGAAGGATTGTATTTAATGAGGATGTATTGGTCATTTTCAAAGGTAATGTTCAATTCATCAGATGAATATGCATCATTGTTTACAAATGAATTGTTCAGTGCACTGTCATAAAGGGAGTCATAAAAGAAATCGCTGATAACAGAATAGACTGCGCCTCCAACAGTTGCGGTATTGTTGATGAACCTGTTGTCGCATATTCTAAATATCTCGACACCTTCCGCATATAATGCTCCTCCATTTTCTGCAGAATTATTCACCAATGTTGAGTTGAATATGTAAAATGTGTCATATAGGCTGTATACTGAACCGCCGTAGTATTTTGCCTTATTGTTTCTAGATATGAAATTAGTTAAATTAAGTTGTGAACTAAGTGAAGTTATTGCTCCTCCGAATGATGCTGAACAATTGCTTATCTCTACGCCATTTGTCTTCAAGACTGAATTTAGCAGGAAAATTGCGCCTCCGCCATCAAACCCTTTAGAGTTATCATTTATAAATTTAGAGTCATAAATTTCCATATGAGCATTATCTTCACAGCTAATGGCTCCTCCGTAATTATTTGCATTACAATTGATGAATTGTGAATCTTTAATGTATAAATAACACTCATTTATATTAATGGCACCGCCGCTATTTCCCGAATTGTCTGTGAAAGTGCAGTTATTGAAATTGTTTATGGACTTCTTAATAGCAGTAATCATGCTTAATGATGAAGATGAAAAACCTTTAAATATCGCATTGTTTGCCGTCAGATTATATCCGTTGTTTTTGATTCCAGTGTAAAGTAGAGTGACATTATTTAATGTAAATGTCCCTTTTAATTGGAATCCTACTGTAGGATATGTAATGATTGTATTTTCAGGATCACTCCCTATGATAGTCACGTTATTAACATAACTGACCCTATCCAATACATACCTTCCGTTGGCTAGGTGAATAATAGAGTCACCCTTAATTCTCCCGGACGTTAATGTCTTGTAAGGATTTTCCTGAGAGCCGTCTCCTGAATCATTTTCAACACTTGCATCAAAGTAGTAATCATGAGAGGTGGTATCCCCTCCCACAATAACCGTATCATTATCCATTGCAAAGCTTGTCGGGATTACAATAAACAAGCATAATATTGAAAACAATGCGAATATCTTAATTTTATTCAACAACATTCCTCCACTTAACAATTTAAACACATGTTTTTGGTTAAATTGTATAGAATATTGTTATTTCTAATTTTTATAATATAAATAATGTTTGAAAAAATACAAAAAAAGATAAGTTAATTAATGAAGTTAACCTGTTCTTCATTAATTAATAAATAGTTAATCAAGTCAGCAGAATCCAAATTCTCATTATTTAAGCTAACTGCAGTAATCTGAGAGTTATTATAAGTCCTGTAATATAACACTGCCTTATTGGTGTTGTAACAGGAAGTGTAGATTGTATATTCATATAAGTTAGGATCTGAAATGAATGTGCATCCGTTTTGCTGTTCAACAGAGCCTAGAATATGGAAAAATTGGCTGACACTGCTTGCCTCATCATCTCCGGAATATGAATTTGCACGGGTAAAGGCGACCTTTGCAAATCTTGAAGCAGAAGACAAATCACCAGGAAGGCCTATACCTCCCATTCCCCTTGAATACTCATCCAAATCTATATCTCCTCCAAATGTATTTTCAGGGTTCTTATTTGATAGATTTCTATAGTTGTTTAAATAAAATAGCTGCTTATCGAATGGAGGGTTGTTTGTTAAAACGCCGACAGGATTATCATAGACTTTCAAACCATCTTCAAGAGGTTCAACCACAATCGATTCATTCTCATCAGATATCATCCAATGAAGAGGAGATAACGGAAGCTCATCAGCGAAGTTGATGTCCACAAGATTAATCTCTGAGATAAGTTCGCGTGCCTCAGCCACATTTGCTGCCTTTCCAAGCAAATACGGTATGAACTCAAAGGGAGTCACATTGACCATTCCTTCCTCAAATTCCTTGTAAACAGCATTTCCTGCAAAATTTAACCCTGCAATAGCCAATCCCTTTTCATTGCATGCGTCATAGTATAAAGGATATGAATCAATGCCTGCCGCTATTCCGATTATGGCATAGTGGGATTCGATGGAATCTATTTTTCTAAAGTCAAACTTATAATTTCTTGGAGTAATTGTTACCCTTTCGTTGTATGAAATCTCATAGTCAAAATTACGGCCAAAATAATGGCCATCTGTTATATAATTGCTTGCAGTGCACATTTTATCACATCATAAATAATTTGAATAAACTAAAGCCCTTCTTTTAATATTTGCAAAATCATCATCAATTAACAATTCACCAT
This genomic interval from Methanobrevibacter sp. contains the following:
- a CDS encoding C1 family peptidase, coding for MLLNKIKIFALFSILCLFIVIPTSFAMDNDTVIVGGDTTSHDYYFDASVENDSGDGSQENPYKTLTSGRIKGDSIIHLANGRYVLDRVSYVNNVTIIGSDPENTIITYPTVGFQLKGTFTLNNVTLLYTGIKNNGYNLTANNAIFKGFSSSSLSMITAIKKSINNFNNCTFTDNSGNSGGAININECYLYIKDSQFINCNANNYGGAISCEDNAHMEIYDSKFINDNSKGFDGGGAIFLLNSVLKTNGVEISNCSASFGGAITSLSSQLNLTNFISRNNKAKYYGGSVYSLYDTFYIFNSTLVNNSAENGGALYAEGVEIFRICDNRFINNTATVGGAVYSVISDFFYDSLYDSALNNSFVNNDAYSSDELNITFENDQYILIKYNPSFNGTLPDKYDLRDLGQVSPVKDQGSGGNCWAFSSIAALESAILKAMNTTYDLSEENMKNLISMYSSYGWAMETNTGGYDRMAIGYLTGWLGPVNETDNPYNPKSRLSPLLTSFIHVQNIVFFKRDNLTDNNAIKKAIMDYGAVSASIKWTGVHVKGNNRYYDGTPDADHSVAIVGWDDNYSRSNFAYTKGNSTVMPDGDGAWIIKNSHGVGSGDGGYWYISYYDTGFAEPGKYCSYAFILNDSIKYDKNYQYDVQGRTDFFYNTTSTVWYKNKFTATSDEYLAAVSTYFAKDTSWVLSVYVNNALKLTKSGKSPGSYSTIGLGELITLKEGDVFEVVFKITVDGDAGVPISESISLNEETYREDISFISYDGKNWADLYELVWEYPNHTYDSQVACIKAFTIFDKINTSLSLDVSDPVNPAEITATVRDSYGNLVESGVVIFNVEGKNVKSNVKNGVAKINYLFKNPTGNVVKATFNANGYVSSSSSLNATVKSVYLNAENLVSYYTDAINYRVALIDSSSNPVGGKEIRFNVNNKNYVEKTDSKGIASIDLNLNIGIYNVTVGLNYDTNHYLDLVRTITVKSTISLPEVTKYTLNSNYQATLYDHNGIPLKNKDASVIVDSTAYDLNTDSEGRINFNVNLASGLYTIYVVNNVTGDVKSQDITVVDRLNSNKDITMYYGAGTTYKVRAYDDNGNIAKGVKVVINLNGKNYYKYTDDSGYVYLTINLAPNTYTITATYKGFKVSNKVVVKPTLVMSDKTVKRSKTFSYTVKLLNSKGSILKSKVVKVKFKGKTYSAKTNSKGIATYKIKVNSAIGKYALTATYGNAKITKTITVKK
- the bsh gene encoding choloylglycine hydrolase encodes the protein MCTASNYITDGHYFGRNFDYEISYNERVTITPRNYKFDFRKIDSIESHYAIIGIAAGIDSYPLYYDACNEKGLAIAGLNFAGNAVYKEFEEGMVNVTPFEFIPYLLGKAANVAEARELISEINLVDINFADELPLSPLHWMISDENESIVVEPLEDGLKVYDNPVGVLTNNPPFDKQLFYLNNYRNLSNKNPENTFGGDIDLDEYSRGMGGIGLPGDLSSASRFAKVAFTRANSYSGDDEASSVSQFFHILGSVEQQNGCTFISDPNLYEYTIYTSCYNTNKAVLYYRTYNNSQITAVSLNNENLDSADLINYLLINEEQVNFIN